The Myxococcales bacterium genome includes a region encoding these proteins:
- a CDS encoding phosphoribosylaminoimidazolesuccinocarboxamide synthase, translating to MTRQLSETNIPGLKLKARGKVRDIYDLGDELLIVTTDRISAFDVVIPTPIPGKGEVLTQMAKFWFKRTENIIPNHISKNPLGNYVADSELCKSIESRSMVVKKAVPLPVEAIVRGYLSGSGLKEYQNSQTVCGIKLPAGLIDSSKLPETIFTPSTKADVGLHDENISFEKMADLVGKNIAEKVRDISIRVYDDSVKYAMKRGIIIADTKFEFGILDDELIIIDEMLTPDSSRFWPAASYRAGISQPSFDKQFVRDWLTNSGWDKKPPAPELPADVVAKTAEKYREALKLLTK from the coding sequence AAACGAATATTCCGGGATTGAAGCTGAAGGCCCGCGGTAAGGTGAGGGATATTTACGATCTCGGCGATGAACTTCTGATTGTCACCACTGACAGAATATCCGCCTTCGATGTGGTTATACCGACTCCTATTCCCGGCAAGGGAGAAGTGCTGACCCAGATGGCGAAGTTCTGGTTCAAGCGCACCGAAAACATTATTCCAAATCATATCAGTAAGAACCCTCTCGGCAATTATGTTGCAGATTCCGAACTTTGCAAATCGATCGAATCCCGTTCGATGGTGGTTAAAAAGGCCGTGCCGCTTCCAGTGGAGGCGATCGTTCGCGGATATCTCTCTGGCAGCGGTCTTAAAGAATATCAAAATAGCCAGACCGTTTGTGGCATAAAACTTCCGGCCGGTTTGATAGACTCCTCAAAGCTCCCTGAAACGATATTCACCCCGTCGACAAAGGCTGACGTGGGGCTTCATGATGAAAATATTTCATTCGAGAAGATGGCAGACTTGGTTGGAAAAAATATTGCGGAAAAGGTGAGGGATATATCGATAAGAGTTTATGATGATTCCGTGAAGTATGCGATGAAGCGGGGAATCATCATAGCGGATACCAAGTTCGAATTTGGAATTCTGGATGACGAACTCATCATAATAGATGAAATGCTGACCCCTGATTCATCCAGGTTCTGGCCCGCGGCATCTTATAGAGCAGGTATATCCCAGCCTTCCTTCGATAAACAGTTCGTCAGGGATTGGCTGACAAATTCCGGATGGGATAAAAAACCGCCTGCGCCTGAACTTCCGGCGGATGTAGTTGCAAAGACGGCTGAAAAATACAGGGAGGCCTTGAAGCTCTTGACGAAATAG
- a CDS encoding thermonuclease family protein yields MKPTHLALFLLTAILFASASSEAYKSPLNIRECKISDIEFDDGDSFSCAGEQFRILGVDTPETKHEDHGIKKDQPYGKRAANFTKRALKKAKRIILIGEMKDKYGRRLAHAILDGELLSVKLIKAGLGMETINQHGDTHMPEFAVQILEAAAASPEPKFENPSKWRKKNQTKQEKSR; encoded by the coding sequence TTGAAGCCTACCCACCTCGCCCTGTTTTTATTGACAGCAATATTATTCGCATCCGCCTCGTCCGAGGCCTACAAGAGCCCTTTGAACATCAGGGAGTGTAAAATATCCGATATCGAATTCGATGACGGAGATTCGTTTTCCTGCGCCGGAGAACAGTTCAGAATTCTGGGAGTCGACACCCCCGAGACCAAACATGAAGATCATGGAATAAAAAAAGATCAGCCGTATGGAAAGAGGGCGGCGAATTTTACAAAGCGGGCGTTAAAAAAAGCCAAACGTATTATTTTGATTGGAGAGATGAAGGACAAATACGGCAGAAGGCTCGCACACGCGATACTCGACGGAGAACTCCTTTCGGTAAAGCTGATAAAAGCGGGGCTTGGCATGGAGACGATAAACCAGCATGGCGATACTCACATGCCGGAATTTGCGGTACAGATACTCGAGGCCGCTGCAGCCTCCCCTGAGCCAAAATTCGAAAACCCGTCAAAATGGCGAAAGAAAAATCAGACGAAGCAAGAAAAATCTCGATAA